In Chelmon rostratus isolate fCheRos1 chromosome 20, fCheRos1.pri, whole genome shotgun sequence, a single window of DNA contains:
- the LOC121623879 gene encoding gamma-aminobutyric acid receptor subunit rho-3 isoform X1 — protein sequence MKVDVLTCLALAVVSHVVTVSGGRSSGRRKHKEVFLGENSKFKFGGRIDYKLKRQDSTKSLLIKSEQLLRIEEHDFAMRPGFGGAAIPVGIDVQVESIDSISEVNMDFTMTLYLRHYWKDERLSFPSRNNQSRTFDSRLVKKIWVPDVFFVHSKRSFIHDTTMENIMLRVYPDGNILYSVRVTVTALCSMDFSSFPLDTQNCSLELESYAYNENDLMLYWKNGNDSLRTDEIVLSQFFIEHFHASSGLAFYSSTGWYNRLFINFILRRHIFFFMLQTYFPTMLMVVLSWVSFWIDRRAVPARVSLGITTVLTMSTIITGVSSSMPQVSYVKAVDIYLWTSFLFVFLSVIEYAAVNYCTTLEEMRKMKRGKIPPTFNASQAMAFDGCFHDNDIELTPFSRMAPTLTSDPLTTATLTPDIRPAEGTRLRRQRSVRENVDLLVSNSYMIDSYSRLAFPLSYLLFNTIYWSLYS from the exons ATGAAGGTGGACGTGCTGACTTGCCTGGCTCTGGCCGTGGTCAGCCACGTCGTCACGGTGAGCGGCGGGCGCAGCTCTGGACGCAGGAAGCACAAGGAGGTCTTCCTCGGGGAGAACAGCAAGTTCAAGTTTGGAGG ACGTATTGACTACAAACTGAAGAGGCAGGACAGCACCAAATCGCTGCTAATAAAAAGTGAACAGCTGCTGAGGATCGAGGAGCACGACTTCGCGATGAGACCAGGCTTTggag gtgCAGCCATCCCTGTAGGCATCGACGTGCAGGTGGAGAGCATCGACAGCATCTCAGAAGTCAACATG GACTTCACCATGACTCTGTACCTGCGTCACTACTGGAAAGACGAGCGTCTGTCCTTTCCGTCCCGTAACAATCAGAGCAGGACGTTTGACTCCAGGCTCGTGAAGAAGATTTGGGTCCCTGACGTCTTCTTCGTCCACTCCAAGCGCTCCTTCATCCACGACACCACCATGGAGAACATCATGCTGCGGGTTTACCCCGACGGAAACATCCTCTACAGCGTCAG GGTTACTGTGACAGCGCTCTGCTCGATGGACTTCAGCAGCTTCCCTCTGGACACACAGAACTGCTCgctggagctggagagct ACGCGTATAATGAGAACGACCTGATGCTTTACTGGAAGAATGGGAACGACTCTCTGAGGACGGATGAGATCGTCTTGTCTCAGTTCTTCATTGAGCATTTCCACGCCTCCAGTGGCCTGGCTTTCTACAGCAgcacgg GTTGGTACAACCGTCTGTTCATTAACTTCATCCTGCGGAGGcacatcttcttcttcatgctgCAGACGTACTTTCCCACCATGCTGATGGTCGTTCTGTCCTGGGTTTCCTTCTGGATCGACAGGAGGGCCGTTCCTGCTCGGGTCTCTCTGG gtatAACCACCGTGCTCACAATGTCCACCATCATCACCGGAGTGTCCTCCTCCATGCCTCAG GTATCGTACGTGAAAGCGGTGGACATCTACCTGTGGaccagcttcctgtttgtcttcctgtctgtgatcGAATATGCGGCCGTGAACTACTGCACCACtctggaggagatgaggaagatgaagaggggGAAG ATCCCGCCCACCTTCAACGCCAGCCAGGCGATGGCTTTTGACGGTTGTTTCCATGACAATGACATTGAGCTGACTCCGTTCTCCCGCATGGCAcccaccctgacctctgaccccctcACCACGGCAACTCTAACCCCAGACATCCGGCCTGCGGAGGGCACGCGCCTTCGCCGGCAGCGGTCTGTGCGTGAAAACGTGGACCTGCTGGTCAGCAACAGCTACATGATCGACTCGTACTCCCGCCTCGCCTTCCCTCTGTCCTACCTGCTCTTTAACACCATCTACTGGAGCCTGTACTCCTGA
- the LOC121623879 gene encoding gamma-aminobutyric acid receptor subunit rho-3 isoform X2: protein MDFTMTLYLRHYWKDERLSFPSRNNQSRTFDSRLVKKIWVPDVFFVHSKRSFIHDTTMENIMLRVYPDGNILYSVRVTVTALCSMDFSSFPLDTQNCSLELESYAYNENDLMLYWKNGNDSLRTDEIVLSQFFIEHFHASSGLAFYSSTGWYNRLFINFILRRHIFFFMLQTYFPTMLMVVLSWVSFWIDRRAVPARVSLGITTVLTMSTIITGVSSSMPQVSYVKAVDIYLWTSFLFVFLSVIEYAAVNYCTTLEEMRKMKRGKIPPTFNASQAMAFDGCFHDNDIELTPFSRMAPTLTSDPLTTATLTPDIRPAEGTRLRRQRSVRENVDLLVSNSYMIDSYSRLAFPLSYLLFNTIYWSLYS, encoded by the exons ATG GACTTCACCATGACTCTGTACCTGCGTCACTACTGGAAAGACGAGCGTCTGTCCTTTCCGTCCCGTAACAATCAGAGCAGGACGTTTGACTCCAGGCTCGTGAAGAAGATTTGGGTCCCTGACGTCTTCTTCGTCCACTCCAAGCGCTCCTTCATCCACGACACCACCATGGAGAACATCATGCTGCGGGTTTACCCCGACGGAAACATCCTCTACAGCGTCAG GGTTACTGTGACAGCGCTCTGCTCGATGGACTTCAGCAGCTTCCCTCTGGACACACAGAACTGCTCgctggagctggagagct ACGCGTATAATGAGAACGACCTGATGCTTTACTGGAAGAATGGGAACGACTCTCTGAGGACGGATGAGATCGTCTTGTCTCAGTTCTTCATTGAGCATTTCCACGCCTCCAGTGGCCTGGCTTTCTACAGCAgcacgg GTTGGTACAACCGTCTGTTCATTAACTTCATCCTGCGGAGGcacatcttcttcttcatgctgCAGACGTACTTTCCCACCATGCTGATGGTCGTTCTGTCCTGGGTTTCCTTCTGGATCGACAGGAGGGCCGTTCCTGCTCGGGTCTCTCTGG gtatAACCACCGTGCTCACAATGTCCACCATCATCACCGGAGTGTCCTCCTCCATGCCTCAG GTATCGTACGTGAAAGCGGTGGACATCTACCTGTGGaccagcttcctgtttgtcttcctgtctgtgatcGAATATGCGGCCGTGAACTACTGCACCACtctggaggagatgaggaagatgaagaggggGAAG ATCCCGCCCACCTTCAACGCCAGCCAGGCGATGGCTTTTGACGGTTGTTTCCATGACAATGACATTGAGCTGACTCCGTTCTCCCGCATGGCAcccaccctgacctctgaccccctcACCACGGCAACTCTAACCCCAGACATCCGGCCTGCGGAGGGCACGCGCCTTCGCCGGCAGCGGTCTGTGCGTGAAAACGTGGACCTGCTGGTCAGCAACAGCTACATGATCGACTCGTACTCCCGCCTCGCCTTCCCTCTGTCCTACCTGCTCTTTAACACCATCTACTGGAGCCTGTACTCCTGA